One segment of Mus caroli chromosome 6, CAROLI_EIJ_v1.1, whole genome shotgun sequence DNA contains the following:
- the Tuba8 gene encoding tubulin alpha-8 chain, whose amino-acid sequence MRECISVHVGQAGVQIGNACWELFCLEHGIQADGTFGTQASKINDDDSFTTFFSETGNGKHVPRAVMVDLEPTVVGENWXXELSAGDSKGVCLDFFIWCVCVQDSSQFLLVSASLQTDACSGLQGFLIFHSFGGGTGSGFTSLLMERLSLDYGKKSKLEFAIYPAPQVSTAVVEPYNSILTTHTTLEHSDCAFMVDNEAIYDICRRNLDIERPTYTNLNRLISQIVSSITASLRFDGALNVDLTEFQTNLVPYPRIHFPLVTYAPIISAEKAYHEQLSVAEITSSCFEPNSQMVKCDPRHGKYMACCMLYRGDVVPKDVNVAIAAIKTKRTIQFVDWCPTGFKVGINYQPPTVVPGGDLAKVQRAVCMLSNTTAIAEAWARLDHKFDLMYAKRAFVHWYVGEGMEEGEFSEAREDLAALEKDYEEVGTDSFEEENEGEEF is encoded by the exons ATG AGGGAATGCATATCGGTCCATGTGGGTCAAGCTGGAGTTCAGATTGGCAATGCCTGCTGGGAGCTCTTCTGCTTGGAGCACGGCATCCAGGCGGATGGAACCTTCGGCACTCAGGCCAGCAAGATCAACGATGACGACTCCTTTACCACCTTCTTCAGTGAGACTGGCAATGGGAAGCACGTGCCCCGGGCTGTCATGGTGGACCTGGAGCCTACTGTAGTAGGTGAGAACTGGNCAANAGAGCTCTCTGCTGGAGACAGCAAA GGGGTTTGTCTGGACTTcttcatttggtgtgtgtgtgttcaagactcttcccaatttctccttgtttctgcctctctccagACTGATGCCTGCTCCGGCTTGCAGGGCTTCCTCATCTTCCACAGTTTTGGTGGGGGCACAGGATCTGGCTTTACTTCTCTGCTGATGGAGCGCCTTTCCCTTGACTACGGCAAGAAGTCCAAGCTGGAATTTGCCATCTACCCAGCCCCCCAGGTCTCCACAGCAGTGGTGGAGCCTTACAACTCCATCCTGACCACCCACACCACCCTGGAACATTCCGACTGTGCTTTCATGGTGGATAACGAAGCCATTTACGACATATGCCGCAGGAATCTGGATATTGAACGCCCCACCTATACCAACCTCAACCGCCTCATCAGCCAGATTGTGTCCTCCATCACTGCCTCTCTCCGCTTTGATGGCGCCCTCAATGTGGACCTCacagagttccagaccaacctggtACCCTACCCCCGAATCCACTTCCCACTGGTCACTTACGCCCCCATCATTTCTGCTGAGAAAGCCTACCACGAGCAGCTGTCTGTGGCAGAGATAACTAGCTCCTGCTTCGAGCCCAACAGCCAGATGGTGAAGTGTGACCCACGTCATGGCAAATACATGGCCTGCTGCATGCTCTACCGTGGTGATGTGGTACCTAAGGACGTGAATGTCGCCATTGCTGCCATCAAGACCAAGAGAACTATTCAGTTTGTTGACTGGTGTCCCACAGGCTTCAAG GTGGGCATCAACTACCAGCCGCCTACTGTCGTGCCAGGAGGGGACCTGGCCAAAGTCCAGCGAGCCGTCTGCATGCTGAGCAACACCACAGCAATCGCAGAGGCCTGGGCCCGCCTTGACCATAAGTTTGACCTCATGTATGCCAAGCGGGCCTTTGTACATTGGTATGTTGGAGAGGGTATGGAAGAAGGAGAGTTTTCTGAGGCCAGGGAGgacctggctgccctggagaAGGATTATGAAGAAGTGGGGACTGATTCGTTTGAAGAAGAGAATGAGGGGGAGGAATTTTAA